Genomic DNA from Niallia circulans:
CTTGCAAGAGCTATATTGAAAGACCCGTCGATTTTAATTTTAGATGATACGACCTCAAGTCTTGATATGGAAACAGAGCATCGTATTCAAAAGACGCTGAAATCTATTCAAAAGAACAAGACATCCTTTATTATTGCCCACAGAATTTCCTCTGTTAAGGATGCAGACCAAATTCTAGTAATGAATAATGGAGCAATTATCGAGCGGGGCACACATGAGGACCTGCTGCGGAAGAAAGGCTACTACTTTAATGTTTATAAGAATCAATACGGAAACTTTGAAGAAAAGCACAGGGATGAGGATGTGATTTAATGGCACGAAATAAGTTCGATGTTGATGAGGATTTAGAGACGCCATTTAGTTTTATTCATCTTAAGCGCTTGTTTGGTTATGTTAAGCCGTACAAGAAAAAAATCATGCTGACGATACTCATCATGCTTGTCGCAAGTGGAGCAAATCTGATTGGGCCCTATCTTATCAAACAAGCGATTGACAAGGAAATACCTGCTGGCGATGTTGGCGGGCTCTCACTGCTCGCAGGCATCTATTTGGGCGCTCTGATTATAACGGGTATTTGTATGAAATACCGGATTAGAATGATGGCTGAAATTGGTCAAAATGTCATAAAGACAATTCGAAAGGACTTGTTTACACATATTCAATCATTGTCCTTTTCCTTTTATGACAACCGCCCACATGGAAAAATATTAGTGCGAGTCGTTAATTACGTGAACTCACTTAGTGATTTGCTGTCAAATGGGCTTATCAACTTGATTACAGATATATTCAGCTTAACTGTCATCATTGGCTTCATGTTTGCGATCGATGTACGCTTGGCGATTTATGCTATGTTTGGATTCCCGCTTCTCGCGGTTGTTATCTTTTTTATTAAAAATGCGCAGCGTAAGGCATGGCAGGACTTGAGCAATAAACAGTCTAATATGAATGCCTATATACATGAAAGCATCAATGGTATGAAAGTAACTCAAGCATTTGCGAGAGAAGAAGAAAATAAGAAAATCTTTGAGGATGTGTCAAAGGGCTATAAAAAATCATGGATAAAAGCAGTCTATATCCAGTTTCTTCTGTGGCCATCTATCGAAAATATTTCTGTGCTGACCGTTTCCTTTATATATGTGGCCGGAATTTCAATGATTGGGCAAGGCGTGACGGTTGGTGCTTTAGTAGCCTTTGTCGGTTATATATGGATGTTTTGGACACCGATATCCAATATCGGCAACTTCTATAATGCGATTATAAATGCGATGGCCTATTTGGAGCGGATTTTTGAAATGATGGATGAAAAGCCGACAGTGCTTGATAACCCGCGCGGAAAAGCACTGCACGATATTAAAGGAAAGGTAGAGTTTGATCATGTTGAGTTTGGTTATGAAGCTGGCGAAAAAGTATTAAAGAATATCCATTTCACTGCAGAACCTGGAGAAACAATAGCTCTTGTTGGTGCCACAGGGTCTGGCAAAACTTCGATTGTTAACTTGATCAGCCGCTTTTATGACTTGAATGGCGGCAAAATAAAGATGGATGGGGTTGATATAAAGACAGTCACGATTCCCTCACTTAGAAGACAGATGGGCATTATGCTACAA
This window encodes:
- a CDS encoding ABC transporter ATP-binding protein, translated to MARNKFDVDEDLETPFSFIHLKRLFGYVKPYKKKIMLTILIMLVASGANLIGPYLIKQAIDKEIPAGDVGGLSLLAGIYLGALIITGICMKYRIRMMAEIGQNVIKTIRKDLFTHIQSLSFSFYDNRPHGKILVRVVNYVNSLSDLLSNGLINLITDIFSLTVIIGFMFAIDVRLAIYAMFGFPLLAVVIFFIKNAQRKAWQDLSNKQSNMNAYIHESINGMKVTQAFAREEENKKIFEDVSKGYKKSWIKAVYIQFLLWPSIENISVLTVSFIYVAGISMIGQGVTVGALVAFVGYIWMFWTPISNIGNFYNAIINAMAYLERIFEMMDEKPTVLDNPRGKALHDIKGKVEFDHVEFGYEAGEKVLKNIHFTAEPGETIALVGATGSGKTSIVNLISRFYDLNGGKIKMDGVDIKTVTIPSLRRQMGIMLQDPFIFSGTIMDNIRYGRLDASDEEVVEAAKAVQAHSFIMTLQDGYETEVNERGTRLSAGQRQLISFARALLADPRILVLDEATSSIDTETELALQKGLSTLLAGRTSFIIAHRLSTIQSASRILFIEKGEIAEEGSHDELMTRKGQYWSLYTSQHSSLEVS